The window TTAGCATCTATGATGAAAGTTAATGCAACAGATGTTATTATTTCTTGTATGTCTTTAGGAATTATGGTTACTATGAACCAAAGATTAGATGCAGAAATATTAACTTTAGTAGCAGATGAGTTTGGATATAATGTGGAATTTGTTGGATTAGATTTAGAGGAAGCAGTCCAAGATGATAAAGATTTGGAAAAAAATTTACAACCTAGACCTCCAATTATTACTGTAATGGGACATGTCGATCATGGAAAAACATCTTTATTAGATCATATTAGAAAAACAAATGTAATTGCTGGGGAAGCTGGTGGTATTACTCAACATATAGCTGCTTACAGTGTAGCATGTTCAAATAAAGAAAGTATTACTTTTTTGGATACTCCAGGTCATGAAGCATTCACTGCTATGCGTGCAAGAGGGGCTCAAATAACAGATATTGCCATTATAGTTATTGCAGCGGATGATAAAGTTATGCCACAAACTAAAGAAGCTATTAGTCATGCTAAAGCAGCTAATGTTCCTATTATTTTTGTATTTAATAAAATGGATAAAATAAATGCAAATTCTGATAAAATTAGAGAACAATTAGCAAATTTAAATCTTTTAGTAGAGGAATGGGGAGGAAAATATACATCCCAAGAAATATCAGCAAAATTAGGAACTGGAGTCGATAAATTATTAGAAAAAGTTCTTTTGGTCGCTGAATTATTAGATTTAAAAGCAAATCCTAACAAACCTGCAATAGGAACAGTTATAGAAGCTTCTTTAGATAAAGGAAGAGGATATATTACGACTTTGCTGTTGCAAGGAGGAACATTAAAAGTTGGAGATTATGTATTAGCAGGAAGTAATCATGGAAAAGTAAAAAGTATTTTAGATGAACGAGGAAAATCTATTTCTTTAGCAGGGCCATCAAAACCTATTACTATATTAGGATTAAACGGAGCTCCTACTGCAGGAGATAAATTTAAAGTATTTAAAGATGAAAAAGAAGCAAAGCAACTTGCTTCCAGAAGAGAACAATTACAAAGAGAACAAAATATACGAGCTCAAAAACATCTTACATTAGATGAAATAGGAAGAAGAATAGCACTAGGAGATTTTAAAGAATTAAAAATAATTATTAAAGGAGATGTAGATGGTTCAGTAGAAGCTATTGCTGATGCTCTTCAAAAATTATCTACAAATACAATCATGATCAATATTATTTATAAAGGAGTTGGTCAAATAAAAGAATCTGATGTATTATTGGCAAGTGCTTCAGATGCGATTATAATAGGATTTAATGTACGTCCTAATATTGGAGCTAAAAATATAGAAAAAAAAGAAAATATAGAAATACGAACTTACTCTATTATATATGATGTCATTAATGATATTCAAGAAGCTATGGATGGGATGCTATCTCCTGAAATAAAAGAAAAAATTTTAGGAAATGCAGAAATAAGAGAAATTTTTAAAATACCAAAAACAGGAACTGTAGCTGGATGTATGGTTATAGAAGGAAAATTATCACGTCAAGCAAAAGTAAGATTAATTAGAGAAGGCATCGTGATCCATAATGGTGAATTTACTTCTCTTAAACGTTTTAAAGAAGATGTTAAAGAGGTTCATAAAGGATATGAATGTGGATTAGGAATAAAAAATTATCATAATCTAAAATCTGGAGACCTTGTAGAAGTTTATGAAGAGTTAGAAACAGTGAATAAAAGTTAATAACTATAATGTATAGAACACATAATTGCGGTGAATTGTGTAAAAAGGATATTGGAAAAGAAGTCATATTATCTGGATGGATTCAAAAAATAAGAAACTTAGGATCACTATTTTTTATAGATATTCGAGATTATTTTGGAATTACACAACTTATTTTTCCAAAAGAAAGGGTAAATATTTCCTTAGGTAAGGAATTTTTAATTAAAGTTATAGGGAAAGTAGTAGAAAGATTATCTAAAAATTACAATATTTATACAGGAGAAATAGAAATTTTAGTTTCTCATCTAGAAATATTAAATTATTCTTCCCCTATTCCTTTTTCTATAGAAAATAAAACAGATGGAAATGAGGAAATTAGAATGAGATATAGATATCTTGATTTAAGAAGAAATCCTATTAAAAATAATTTGATTCTTCGTCATGATATTGCTTTGGAAACACGAAATTTTCTTTCTAAGAATGGTTTTTTAGAAATCGAAACTCCTATATTGATAAATGAAACTCCAGAAGGGGCTAGAAGTTTTGTTGTTCCATCTAGAACACACGTTGGAAAATTTTATGCATTATCTCAATCTCCTCAACTATTTAAACAATTATTGATGATAGGTGGAATAGATAAATATTTTCAAATAGTAAAATGTTTTAGGGATGAAGATGCTCGTTCTGATAGACAAATAGAATTTACACAAATAGATTGTGAAATGTCTTTTGTAGAAGTGAATGACGTCTTAATTTTTTTTGAACATTTTGTAAAACATTTATTTAAAAAAATGAAGAATATTCAATTAGATCCTTTTCCTTGTATTTCCTATTATGATGCCATTAAAATGTATGGGACAGATAGTCCTGATATTCGTTTCGACATGTCATTTATAGAATTGAATGATTTAGTTCAAAAAAAAAATATCAATTTTTTAAAGGAGCAAGAATTGGTAATAGGGATAAAAGTAACAAAATGTAATAATATTCATGATAAAATTAATTTTTTTTTAAAAAAAATAAAGAATAAAAATTTTTTATGGATTCAATATTTACTGGATAAAACTTTTCTTTATTCTAAACAAAATTTTATGAATAAGGAATTTTTAAAAATTCTTGTAAAACGTTTTCAAGCTAAACCTGGTGATTTATTATTTATTTCTTTCGGAAAAAAAAGAAAAACAAGAGAAATACTTGGAAAAATACGTTTAGAAATAGCTCATTATTTAAATTTAATCAATTATAAAATTTTTAAACCCTTATGGATTATAGATTTACCTCTTTTTGAATGGGAAGAAAAATTTAAAAGGTATAAGGCTGTACATCATCCATTTACTAGTCCAAAAGAAGAAGATATTCATTTATTGGAAAAATCTCCAGAACATATTCGTTCTAAATCTTACGATTTAATTATAAATGGAATAGAAATTGGAGGTGGATCTATACGCATTCATAATAAAAATATACAAAATATAATTTTTAAACATTTAGGACTTTCTACAAAAGAAATAGAATCTAAATTCGGATTTTTTATCAAAGCTTTTGAATATGGTACTCCACCTCATGGAGGAATAGCTTTTGGTTTAGATAGATTTATGAATCTTTTGGAAGGAAATGATAATATAAAAAATTTCATAGCTTTTCCAAAAAATAATTATGGACAAGACATGATGATAAATGCCCCATCTTTTTTAAAAGATGAAAAATTAAAAGAATTACATTTGCGTTAAATTATTTTTATATCGTAAACAAGATTGTTTATATACAAAAATAGCTTCTTTTTGATTTTTCCAATTTCCTATTTTAACTTTTTTGTTTTCTAGATCTTTATAGACCGAAAAAAAATGTTCAATCTCTTTTTTAGTATGTAATGCTATCTCATCAATACTGTTTATTGTATTATAATTAGGATCAGCAATAGGAACGCAAATAATTTTTTCATCTTCTCCTTTTTCATCTATCATAAAAAAAATACCGATAGGTTTTACTTTTATTAAACAACCTGGAATTGTAGGTTCAGTCAAAAATACTAATACATCTAATGGATCTCCATCCATAGAAAGTGTTTTTGGAATAAAACCATAATCCGTTGGATAGCTCATAGGAGAGTATAAAACTCTATCTAATCTCATTCTATTATTTTTTTTATCAAATTCATATTTATTTCTACTTCCTTTTGGAATTTCAATAAATGCATCAAAATTTATTTTCATATTTTATAATTTTTATATTTTTGTATAACAGTTAAATTCTTCTAAATATAAAGCTACTTTTTTTGCGAAACCTCCACCTAAAACTCCATCTATTACACGATGATCATAAGAGTGGGATAAATAAATTTTGTGTCTTATGCCTATTAAGTCTCCATTTTGAGTTTCTATGATAGATAATTTTTTTTGTATTAACCCTATAGCCATAATAGCAACTTGTGGTTGATGTATAATAGGAGTTCCAAAAAGATTTCCAAAACTACCTATATTGCTAATAGTATAGGTTCCTCCTTGAGTTTCTTCAGGTTTTAATTTATTAGATTTTGCTCTTTTTATTAAATCATTAATAATTTTTATTAATCCTACTAAATTGTAAGAATCTGCATGTTTTATTACAGGAACAATTAAATTACCATTTGGTAAAGCTGTCGCTAATCCTATATGAATATTTTTTTTTTTGATTATATTCGTTCCATTAACAGATATATTAATCATAGGAAGATCCTTTATCGCTTTTACTACGCATTCTACAAAAACGGACATTAAAGTCAATTTTTCTCCCGTCTTTTTTTGAAAAGAATCTTTCATTTTTTCTCGCCATTTTATAATATTTGTTACATCCGCTTCAACAAAAGAAGTCACATGCGCAGATATATTTTTGCTAATCATCATATGTTCTGCAGTTAGTTTACGGATTCTATCCATTTTTTCTACAACTTCTTCGTTTTTTTTATTCTTATTTTTATTGCATGATAAAAAAATATTATCATATTTAGGTATAACAATTTTATTTTTTTTTATATGAATATATTTCAATATATCTTTTTTAGTAACACGTCCCCTTTCTCCAGTTCCTTCTATTGAATCCAATTCATAGTAATTAATTCCTTCTATATTAGCTATATTACGGACAAGAGGAGAATAAAAACGTTTATTATTTTCTTCTTTTTTTTCTATAGAAATATTTTTTTCCTCTATAGGAAATATTTTTAATTTTTCTTCCGTTTCTAAAATAGCTATTGAGCTTCCTACTTTAGCTATTTCATTAGGAAAAAATAATTTCTTTTTTAATATTCCATTTACTGGGGAAGAAATTTCAGAATCTACTTTATCCGTAGCTATTTCTACTAAAAGTTCTTCTTTTTTTATAAAATCTCCCTCTTCTTTTAACCAACGAATGATAGTAGCCTCAGCTATACTTTCACCCATGGCTGGAAGGGTCAAATTATACTCGGACATCTAGATAAATCGTTTATATTTGCAGATACAAATAAGATTTTTCTATATAATATAAATACTTATAAAATCAAAAATAATAAATTCATTTTAAAAAATGAAAATTCTTTCTTTAAATCAAATCAGAAAAGTAGATCAATACTGTATTGATTACGAATCTATTTCTTCTATAGAATTAATGGAAAGAGCATCTAAAAGGTGTTTTGATTGGATAATCAATAGTAAATGTTTTCAAGTTCTAAAAGAACCATTTATAATATTAGCAGGAAATGGAAATAATGGTGGAGATGGCCTTTCTTTAGCTAAAATGTTATATTTATACGGAGCAAAAGTTTCTGTATATGTAGTTAATATTTCTAATCACTGTTCAAATGAATTTTTAATAAATAAAAATAAAATATTAAGATATAGAATAGCATTTAAAACTATTGATGAAGGTCAAGAATTCCCATCTTTAGATAATAATAGTTATCTTATTGATGCTATTTTCGGAATAGGATTTAATCGTTCCATAAATAAATATTGGAAATTTTTTTTTAATTATATTAATGAAAAAAAATTTAAATCTGTGATATCTATAGACATTCCTTCTGGACTTTTTATAGAAAAAAATCATAAAAATTTTGAAGGAATAATAAAGGCTACTCATACTTTAACTTTTGAAGTTCCAAAATTACCTTTTTTTTTCCCTAGTTATTCCGATTATGTTGGAAAATGGCGTATTTTAAATATTGGATGGAAAAAACATTTTTTTAATAAAATACATACTAAAAATTTTTATATAGATAATGCATATATTCATACTATATATAAGAGAAAAAGAAAAAAATTTTCTCATAAAGGAAATTATGGACATGGAATTATTATAGGAGGAAGTTATGGAATGATGGGATCTGTTATACTTTCCGCAAAAGCAAGTTTTCGTGCTGGAATAGGAAAATTAAGTATATATGTACCATCTTGTGGATATAAAATTATACAAAAATCTATACCAGAAGCAATTGTAAAAACAGATATAAATAAATATTGTATTGGAAATATTATGATTTCTACTCCTACTGATATCAATGCAATAGGAATAGGTATGGGAATAGGAGAGCATCCAAAAACTGCATATGCTTTAGAATCTTTTTTATTAAAAAATAAAAAAATACCTATGATTATTGATGCAGATGCCATAAATATATTATCAAATAATCTATATTTATTGGATCTTCTTCCAAAAGAAACTATTCTTACTCCACATCCAAAAGAATTTTATAGATTATGTGGGGCATGGAAAAATGATTATCAAAAATTGAATATTTTAAAAAAAATGTCTAAAAAATATAAAATATTTATTGTATTAAAAGGTTCTCATACCGTAATTTCTACTCCTTATGGAAATTTATATTTTAATAGCACTGGAAATCCAGGAATGGCAACAGCTGGTAGTGGAGATGTTTTAACTGGTATGATTATGAGTTTATTATCTCAAAAATATTCTCCAAAAGAAGCATGTATTATGGGAGTTTATTTACATGGATTATCAGGAGATATAGTATCCAAAAAATCAAGCGAAGAATCGATCATTTCTCATGATATTATTAACCATATAGGAACAGCTTATCAGAAAATAAAAATTTAAAATTTATATTTTTTTGATGATGTATATCTTATATATTACAGTGTATAATAAGATTATTATTGTTGTTAACAAACTTATTTTAGCAATAAAATCCCCATGTTTGATATAAAAAGTTTTCTTTTTATTGAGATATATTCTATTGTACAAAATTCCTTCTATTCCATATGGAATAGAAGATATTATTTCTCCTTTTTCGTTTATACAACAAGAAATTCCTGTATTGGCAGATCTAGCTATGTATTTTCTATTTTCAATAGCTCTTAAACGTGCATAAAACATATGTTGTTTATGTCCCTCTGATGATCCCCACCATCCATCATTGGTAATAATAACCATCAATTCAGCATTTTTTTTAAAAAAATTAGAAACGTATTCTCCAAATACAGATTCATAACAGATAATAGGTGCTATTTTTATTCCTAAATAAGGATGTTTAAAAACAGAAGGATAATCTTGTTTACCAAGTTCCATTACAGTTCCTCCAAAATTAAGTAAAATATTTCCTAATATAGGAAAGAAAATTTTTTTATAAGGAAAAGTTTCTACTGCTGGGACTAATTTAGATTTATGATGATACTCTATATTTTCATTAGTTCCTATTTGAATAACTGAATTAAAAATATCTACCCATTTTGTATTGTTAGGAACAGTAGTTTTACTATTATTTTTTTTATACAATGTATATAACTCCATACCTGTAATAAATACAGTATTTGGTGATTTTTTTTTTAAATAATCTATAAATACAGAGATAATTCTATTTTTACTTATATTTTTTGTTGATATTTTATTTCCATTTCCGGGAAATGTAGTTTCAGGAGCTATTATTATGATGGATTTTTTAGATATTTTTTTATCTATTAATTTTTTTAATTTTAAAATTAGTTTATTTGTTGAAATTTTATATTTTTGATAATATGGATCAATATTAGGTTGTAAAATTAATGTATCTACATATTTTTCATATTTTTTACATTCATATTTTATATATATAATATTTGAAACAAAAATCAAAAAAAAAATTTGAGCTATATTAAAAAAAATTTTTTTATAAAAGAAAACTATATTTTTATTTTTTTTATATTCTAAAATAGATTCTATAAATACAATATTTACGATCCATATCCATATAGATCCTCCTAAAGTTCCAGTATATTCATACCATTGAATCCATTCTATATGATTAGAAAAACCATTTCCTAAATTTAACCATGGCCAAGATAATTCCCATTCTAAATGCATTTTTTCAAATAAAATCCACAAACAAACTAAAAATACGTACCCTATTTTTTTACTTTTTGTATATTTTTTTATACACGAATAACAAGTAAAAACAGTTGACATAAAGAAAGAATTAATCAATATAGGAATTAAATAAGCTTCTATAGCAAAAATTCCATTAGTTCTTTTTGCATAGGATAACCACGATGTAGAAATAGCATTCCATGTTAAAAAAGTAATAAAAGAAAAAATAAAAATGTAAAAAAAAGAATGATTTAAGCAATCTTCTATATATAATAAAGGAATAAAAGCTATAAATAAAAATATAGGATTCCCGCTCGTAGGCCAACCAAATACCAATAAAATACCTGAAAAAATACTATATAAAAAAAATTGAATTTTGTTTTTTTGTATCAAAATTGATTAAAAAAATGGAGCTGGCGGGATTCGAACCCGCGTCCAAACAAGTAGTCTAAAAGATTTCTACATACTTATCCAAAAAATATTTTTATCCGTATTTATTCAATTTTTGGATATTGAATAAAAACTTAGATTCAAAATATAGTTTTTAGAAAACTTAAGAATCATCTGTTTTCTTATCCTTAATATTTTTAGTATCTCTAAATCAGAAATTATAAGGATAAATCTCTGAGAGATATTTTGCTTCTGCGTTATTTTTGCAGATTAAGCTATAATGAATTTTACATTAAGCAGCAAAAGCGTACTGTTTTTCGCCGTTTATAATTTGTAACGCTTGATTAACGTGAATAACCTTACGTAACACGGTATGCTTTCTTTTATAACTAATCTTTGCTGTCAAATCCAAAATCAGCCCCTATACTTATGAAGATTAATTTAATTAAAATTTTTGAATTTATAAAAAATTGATCAATATTTAAATCAAACTAATTTTATCTGATGCATCTATTCTGATAAATAAAAATAATAAAATAGTGAAAGACCAAAGAGATGACCCTCCATAACTGAAAAAAGGGAGAACAATTCCTATTGTTGGGAAAAGCCCCATAACCATTCCTAAATTAATGATAAGATGAGTAAAAATCATATTTCCAACTGAATATCCGAAAATTCTTCCAAAAATATTTTTTTGTCTTTCAGATAAAAAATAAATACGACTAATAAATAATAAATAAAATATAATAAAAATAACACTTCCCATAAAACCCCATTCTTCTCCTACAGTACAAAAAATATAATCGGTATGCTGTTCAGGTACAAATTTTCCTTTTGTAACAGTTCCTTTTTGATATCCCTTTCCAAAAAATTTTCCAGAACCAATAGCTGTTTTTGAATATAATAGATTATATCCTACATTATCTCTATATTTTTTATCAAACTCATTCTGAAATATAATATTAATTCTATCTTTATGATGTTTTTTAAAAAATTTTTGAAAAAAAAATGGAGAAAAAATAGAAAAAATAGAAAAACTTATAAATAAAAATAGATAAAAAAATAAATCAATAAATGATGCACTTTTTTTGTAAAAAAAAATAAAAATGAAAATAATTAACAAAAACAATATGATAATACAAGGGGAAATATTTAGTGAAAGAATAAATAAAAAAATAGAAAATAAAAAGTAAAATATAAAAAAAATAGATAACCCTTCTCTATATAAAGTTAAAATAAAAGAAAAAAATACGATAGCAGAACCTGGATCTGGTTGTAAAAATATTAAAAAAATAGGGATTATCAATATAATAGATGTATATAATAATATTTTTTTATTATTTATATTATTATGACTCATAAAATGTGCGATCATCAAAGATGTTGATATTTTTGATAATTCGGAAGGTTGAAAACTAATAAAACCAAAAACATACCAAGATTTTGATCCATTCACATTTTTACCAAAAAAAAATACACCTATTAAAAGAAGTAACGTTAATAAAAAGAAAAAAGGAGTAAAATATTTGTAGTGAATTGGTTTAAACGAAAAAACAATAAATATAAAAATAAAACTTAATAAAATCCATATGAATTGTTTTTCTGCTTTTTCAGGAGAAACAGAATACAAATTCATACATCCAAAAAAAATCATAAAAATATAAATTATTACAATTAACCAGTCTATATTTCTTAATAATATTTTATTTCTTTTTATCAATAGAATTTTTTGTATAATAATTAGTTAATTTTTTCATTTTTGCTATAGTATCGTATACTTTTTGTAATCCTGAAGTCATAATTTTTTTTTCAAGATTTTTTCTATTCACATTATTTTTTATATATTTTTCTGCAATAAGACTAGCGATTGGACCAGCCCAACGAGATCCAAAACCCCCGTTTTCTATTATAACAGAAATAGCAATTTTAGGGTTTTCTACTGGAGCAAATAATATAAAAATAGAATGATCAGGTAAGGAAACTATTTTATTATTTTTAATTTTAATAAAATTTTGAGCTGTTCCTGTTTTTCCAGCCATTCTAATCTCAGATGATTTAAAACTTTTTCCTGTTCCAATTATAAAAACTTTTTCCATTCCATTAATAATAAAATCAAAATATTTACTTTTTACTTTAGTAAATTTAGCTTTAGTATAATTTGGATTGGATATAGGTTGATGATTTATACGTTTTACAATATGTGGAGTATAGAAAAATCCTTTGTTTGCTATAGCACAAACCATATTAGCTAATTGTATAGGAGTTACATTAATCTCACCTTGACCAATACTATTGGAAATAATAGTAATAGCATTCCATTTTGTTGTACCATATTTTTTATTATAATAATCTCCAGAAGGAATAACTCCTTTTTCTCCAGTAGCTAAATCATTATACAAATAATTTCCAAAACCAAAACTTTTGATAATATCACTCCATTCATTAACTCCTTTTGTCAAATTTTTAGGATATTTTTCAATAACACGTTTATAAACTTGTGCAAAATAATTATTACAAGAAACAGCAACAGCCGTTTCTATACCTATAGGAAATCCATGAAGACCAGAATGGCAATGAATTCTTTTTTTTCCATATTTAAACCCCTTGTAACATATAAAAGTAGTATTAGTGTCTACTACTCCCATTTGAAGTCCTGCTAATTCTGTTAGTAATTTAAATGGAGAAGCTGGAGGATAACGAGCTTGTGTAGTTCTATCAAATAAAGGATTATCTATCGTATTTTTCATTAATTTTTTAAATTCTTTAGATCTATTTATTCCTACAAATAGATTAGGATTATTAATAGGACTGGATACTAAAGATAAAATCTCTCCATTTTTAGGATTTATAACAACTATTCCTCCTTTTTTTTGATACATGAGCTGTTCTGCGTAATTTTGTAAATTCCAGTCGATCGTTAAAGAAATGTCATTTCCACTGATAGCTTTTATATTATTTTTTTTATTATTATAAGTACCTGTTATACATCCTTTTCTATTTCTTAACCAATATTTTACTCCTTTTTTTCCTCTCAATATTTTTTCATAAGATTTTTCTACTCCAGCCCAACCTATAAAATCTCCCATTTGATAATAATTAGATTCTTTTTTAATATCTTTTTGGGTAACTTCTCCTATATAACCTAAAACATTAGCAGAACTTTCAACTTTATAATCTCTCAGAGAGCGTTTAGTCCAATCAAATCCTTTAAACTTATAAAGTTTTTCTTGTATAGGAGCGAATTTTTCCTTTGATATAAAAGGAAGAAAAACTGATGGTAAATATTTAGAAAAAGCTTTTGCTTTTTCTAAATTTTTAAAAAAAGTATTTTTTTTAATTCCTACAAGATTACAAAATTCTATAATATTAAAATGTTCATCAATAAGAATTGGAATAATTATTAATTCATAAATAGATTTATTAAAAACTAATAAATTTTCATTTCTATCAAAAATAGATCCTCTTTCAGGAATAATTATTTCTTGTTTAATAGAAGTATTAAAAGCGTTAAGAATATACTTATCCGTATATATTTGTATATAAAATAATCTTATTATAAAAATCAGACCTATAAAACTTAACAAAATGTAAAATTTATATAATTTTTTCAATGTTTAATTTTTATTAAATTTTCTGAAAAAAAAATATATAATACATAAAATAGTTGTAAAACTACTGCTAAATATTGTTTTTAATAAAAAAATTATACTAAAAGTAGTTCCCTTCAATATTTCTAATATTAATAAAGAAAAATGATGTGTAAAAACCAATGAAAATATATAAAATGTTTTTCTAATAAAAGGTAATTCGTAAATTGAAAAATCATTTCTATTTATGAAATTTTTTCCATCAAAAAATTGTAAAAAATTCGTTCTTAAAAAAGCAGATAAAGTAGCAGAAAAAGCATGAATACCTCCTGTATTTAGACAATGATCGATAATATAACCAATAAAAAAAGATAAAAATAAAAACAAAAATTTATTACCATTATATGGATATACTAATATAAAAAGTATATATATATAAGAATAACATCTTAAAATTAAAAATAAAGGATTAAATATTGATATTTGAATCAAACAAAGAAAAATAATATAAAATACAGAAACAAAAAAACTTTTGATCAAATTCATTATTTATTTTCAACTTTATAAAGTTGAACATCATTCCATTCTTTTTTGAATAAATTTTTTACAACATAAGCGTTTTCTATAGTAGAAAAATTAGCCATTAATTTTACTTTTATGATATAATTAGCATGTTCCTCATCAAATTTATAAGAAGAGACTTTTCCAATTAGAATTCCTTCAGGAAAAGTAGCCGATTTCCCATCTGTTTCCACTATATCTCCTTTATGTATAGTGGAATGTCTAGGTATATCATACAAAACGACATATTCATGATCCAATCCATCCCAACTTAGAGTTCCGAAATATTTATTTTTTTTTAATCTAGCATTTACTTTAATTTTAGGATTTAAAATAGAAATGGCTATGCTAAAATGTGGAGAAGTTTTAATAATAATTCCTGCAATTCCATCGGATAATATAATTCCCATATCAGGTCTAATTCCGTCTATACTTCCTTTATTTATAGTTAAATAATTTTCTTGTTCATAAATGCTATTATTTATAATTTGTACCGGAGTAAAAGTGTACTGTTGTAAATAGTTTACATCTTCTTCTTTAAAATCTTTATAAATTTTTTTTATTTTAGAAGAAATGAGTGCATTACGTAGTTTATTATTCTCATTTAAAAGTTTTTTATTTTCAATTTCTAATAAAAAATAACTACGAAATTTATAAATAGTTTCATAAATTTTTCCAATCATAAAATTGGAAGATCCTGCATAAATATATTGGTTAAATTTTGAATTGGAAAAAGAAAGAAAAATAGCGATATATTCTAATAAAATAAAGAAAATAAAAAAACGCCATTTTAAAAAAAAATTAAGAAACTCACGCATAAATTATTTCCCCTTTTCCCTATTTCATTAAAAATGTAAATTTTTCAATATTTTTCAATGCTACTCCAGTTCCTTTAACCACAGCTCTCAAAGGGTCTTCTACTAAAGAAACGGAAAGTCCTGTTTTTTTCGATATTCTTTTATCTAATCCTCTTAAAAGAGCTCCTCCTCCAGCCATATATATTCCTGTTTTATAAATATCTGCTGCAAGTTCTGGTGGAGTTTTAGAAAGGGTTTCCATCACGGCATCTTCAATTCTTAAAATAGATTTATCAAGAGCTGGAATGGTTTCTTTATAAGAAAAATTCATTTCTTTTGGTTTTCCTGTAGATATATCTCTACCTTGTATATGAATATTATCAGGAGGGATATCAAGGGCTTCTATAGCAGATCCTATATCTATTTTTATTTTTTCTGCAGTTCTTTCTCCAATATAAAAATTGTATTTAGATCTAAGGAAATAAGCTA of the Blattabacterium cuenoti genome contains:
- the mreC gene encoding rod shape-determining protein MreC, translating into MREFLNFFLKWRFFIFFILLEYIAIFLSFSNSKFNQYIYAGSSNFMIGKIYETIYKFRSYFLLEIENKKLLNENNKLRNALISSKIKKIYKDFKEEDVNYLQQYTFTPVQIINNSIYEQENYLTINKGSIDGIRPDMGIILSDGIAGIIIKTSPHFSIAISILNPKIKVNARLKKNKYFGTLSWDGLDHEYVVLYDIPRHSTIHKGDIVETDGKSATFPEGILIGKVSSYKFDEEHANYIIKVKLMANFSTIENAYVVKNLFKKEWNDVQLYKVENK